A part of Aegilops tauschii subsp. strangulata cultivar AL8/78 chromosome 2, Aet v6.0, whole genome shotgun sequence genomic DNA contains:
- the LOC120965063 gene encoding FBD-associated F-box protein At1g60410-like has product MESPPPKRNAGHVGEDGISALPDHLLLDILERLHLREAVRAGALSTRWRHLPSHLSLVHLDAGHFRGATSLQVMDAFTGAARALLTRVPPAEGVCESGALKVLVLSFYTSSPHLTSLALAVGSGTSA; this is encoded by the coding sequence ATGGAGTCGCCGCCGCCCAAGCGCAACGCCGGCCACGTCGGCGAGGACGGAATCAGCGCCCTCcccgaccacctcctcctcgacATCCTCGAGCGCCTCCACCTGCGCGAGGCGGTCCGCGCCGGCGCGCTCTCCACGCGGTGGCGGCACCTCCCCAGCCACCTCTCGCTCGTGCACCTCGACGCCGGTCACTTCCGCGGCGCCACATCGCTCCAGGTCATGGACGCGTTCACGGGCGCGGCGCGGGCCTTGCTCACCCGGGTGCCTCCCGCCGAGGGAGTGTGCGAGAGTGGTGCCCTCAAGGTGCTCGTCCTCAGCTTCTACACGTCTTCCCCTCACCTGACCTCATTAGCACTTGCAGTAGGCTCAGGCACCTCAGCTTGA